One part of the Desulfomonile tiedjei genome encodes these proteins:
- a CDS encoding hemerythrin domain-containing protein yields the protein MNGMIDESAGRRQFLKKTGILITGAAVIFPDVRPAQAKSPEKEKEKKGEEVFPPEDLMREHGVLRRILLIYEDIQGRLNSGKDFPPETLSNAAEIIRAFIEEYHEKLEEDYLFPRFEKAGKLVELVKVLKEQHKAGRRLTPQVMQLAAPAALKEAPKRKEPADTLHLFLRMYRPHASREDTILFPALRTIVSEKEFHDLGEEFEEKEEKLFGEGGFEKTVGQVAELEKGLGIYDLSQFTPPR from the coding sequence ATGAATGGTATGATCGACGAATCTGCCGGCCGTAGACAATTCCTCAAAAAAACAGGCATCCTCATCACCGGTGCTGCGGTGATCTTTCCGGACGTGCGTCCGGCACAGGCAAAGTCACCAGAGAAGGAAAAGGAGAAGAAAGGTGAAGAGGTTTTCCCACCGGAAGACTTGATGCGCGAGCATGGAGTGCTGCGGCGTATTCTGCTCATTTACGAAGACATTCAAGGACGCCTGAACAGTGGAAAAGACTTTCCGCCTGAAACTCTTTCCAACGCAGCGGAAATAATACGTGCTTTCATTGAAGAGTACCACGAAAAACTTGAAGAGGACTATCTGTTTCCACGGTTTGAGAAGGCAGGCAAGCTTGTTGAGCTGGTCAAAGTCCTGAAGGAGCAACACAAAGCAGGCCGTCGCTTGACGCCACAGGTCATGCAATTGGCTGCACCTGCCGCACTTAAGGAGGCTCCCAAGCGAAAGGAGCCGGCTGACACGCTGCATCTCTTTCTCAGAATGTATCGCCCCCACGCCTCACGCGAGGACACCATCTTGTTTCCTGCCTTGCGGACGATCGTGTCGGAAAAAGAATTTCACGACCTCGGCGAGGAATTTGAAGAAAAAGAAGAGAAACTCTTTGGTGAAGGGGGTTTTGAAAAGACAGTGGGTCAGGTCGCGGAACTGGAAAAAGGCCTGGGAATCTATGATCTGTCTCAATTCACACCGCCTCGATGA
- a CDS encoding sulfite exporter TauE/SafE family protein — translation MEYAVICTVAIVVSALTLFSGFGLGTLLMPAFALFFPVNVAVAGTAVVHLANNLFKVALVGRHASIRVVIRFALPAAISAALGAFALGYMSEMGPLVRYSIGGRIFEITTVKVVIAALIAVFSILDILPRFQDLAFDQKYVPLGGILSGFFGGLSGLQGALRSAFLIRAGLDKEQFIGTGVVSAVIVDISRLVIYGSTFLFTHVSSLWQSSLASLTLAGIISAFVGSMIGVRLLKKTTIKTVQIIVGGMLLLMSVALGAGVI, via the coding sequence ATAGAATACGCTGTCATCTGCACCGTTGCAATCGTAGTGTCCGCGCTCACGCTTTTCTCGGGGTTTGGGCTGGGAACGCTTCTCATGCCGGCCTTTGCGCTTTTCTTCCCGGTCAATGTCGCAGTGGCCGGTACCGCGGTCGTGCATCTGGCCAACAACCTCTTCAAGGTCGCGCTCGTCGGTAGACACGCGAGTATCCGGGTGGTGATCAGATTCGCCTTGCCGGCTGCAATATCCGCGGCTTTAGGAGCCTTTGCTCTAGGTTACATGTCGGAAATGGGGCCTCTCGTCCGCTACAGCATCGGCGGCCGAATCTTTGAAATAACCACAGTCAAGGTGGTTATAGCGGCACTGATCGCTGTATTTTCTATCCTTGACATATTGCCCCGGTTCCAGGACCTGGCTTTTGACCAGAAATATGTCCCTTTAGGCGGTATTCTGTCCGGATTTTTCGGCGGCCTATCCGGACTTCAAGGCGCTTTGCGAAGCGCTTTTCTTATTCGAGCCGGGCTGGACAAGGAACAATTCATAGGCACAGGCGTTGTCTCAGCGGTAATAGTGGATATCTCACGACTGGTGATCTACGGATCGACTTTTCTCTTCACCCATGTGTCTTCCCTGTGGCAAAGCTCTCTCGCGAGCCTCACTCTCGCAGGCATAATTTCCGCTTTTGTCGGTTCCATGATTGGGGTGAGATTGCTGAAGAAAACGACCATAAAGACCGTTCAAATCATCGTTGGGGGTATGCTGCTTTTGATGTCCGTCGCGCTGGGAGCAGGGGTGATCTAA
- a CDS encoding NapC/NirT family cytochrome c, whose translation MAIVKTFSVIVVVGILIFIGVVMLGGMAVYSKQSSFCASCKIMQTRYVGWERSTHARSVHAKADCITCHSEPGVIGEFQAHLNGARYVAVRLAGGDRGAILRGKVYTRACIQCHKVEDIVTKNPGHEVNHRAHFAHKVECFQCHADLAHGTLLGQPGTLPMETCVSCHRQQQAQMAKCVLCHPKNMINILFLMAKPLRSPM comes from the coding sequence ATGGCGATAGTAAAAACCTTCAGCGTTATCGTGGTCGTCGGAATTCTGATATTTATCGGCGTGGTAATGCTTGGCGGAATGGCGGTCTACTCGAAACAATCCAGCTTCTGCGCGAGTTGCAAGATAATGCAGACGCGCTACGTCGGTTGGGAGAGGTCTACTCATGCCAGGTCGGTCCACGCCAAAGCGGATTGCATCACCTGTCATTCCGAGCCGGGCGTCATAGGGGAATTCCAAGCCCATTTGAACGGCGCACGATATGTGGCGGTTCGGCTTGCAGGAGGCGACCGCGGGGCCATTCTTCGAGGCAAGGTCTACACGAGAGCGTGTATCCAATGCCACAAAGTGGAAGACATTGTTACCAAGAACCCCGGCCACGAGGTCAACCACAGGGCCCATTTTGCTCACAAGGTGGAGTGCTTTCAGTGCCACGCGGACTTGGCTCATGGCACCCTTTTGGGACAACCGGGGACTCTTCCCATGGAGACCTGCGTCTCTTGCCACAGGCAACAGCAGGCGCAAATGGCCAAATGTGTCCTGTGTCACCCCAAGAACATGATCAATATCTTGTTTCTTATGGCAAAACCACTTCGATCGCCAATGTGA
- a CDS encoding aromatic ring hydroxylase — MALMTPEQFEDSLRKLKPKVFMNGKRVENVLENPNTRTVVEANKASYQWALDPKYRDVMTCRSQLTGETVNRYTYVSASTEDLIAKAKAGTFTSERLGTCIYRCVGYDAFHALAATTWEMDQQLGTEYYPRFTEYLKMVQSADLSAAGALTEPRGSRKKRTLDWPDPYLSLKVVDKNSDGIVVRGAKINISGAFASHELVVLPQSSHSEEEKDYSVAFAVPSDAEGITYICQYSPYSAERDQAEDIYELGNPLFGQRETSMVVFDNVFVPWERVFHCGETKYSGKIVARFARTHRMTCGGTCKVGFMNQIMGACKLIQEYKGLDKVSHINDQLTEMVVLRETGRACGLAAATMGSEDPPGSGVFLPDEVMGNVAKLNICNAFWRTMALAGDIGGGLIVTMPSLKELKNPETRRYVEEFYSFGSDEPTENILKVHKLLQHWTAGQHGVGTWHGAGPVQAQKIMLQRIVNFDHEKQLVKDTLKLKDKSEDQ, encoded by the coding sequence ATGGCCCTTATGACACCGGAGCAGTTTGAGGACAGCCTGAGAAAACTGAAGCCAAAGGTTTTTATGAACGGCAAGCGCGTGGAAAACGTGCTGGAAAACCCGAATACTCGCACGGTCGTAGAAGCCAATAAGGCCAGCTACCAATGGGCCTTGGACCCCAAATACAGGGATGTGATGACCTGCCGGTCTCAGCTCACCGGGGAAACGGTCAACCGGTACACTTATGTCAGCGCCAGTACGGAGGACCTGATCGCCAAGGCCAAGGCGGGCACCTTTACTTCCGAAAGGCTTGGGACGTGCATTTACCGGTGCGTGGGTTACGACGCTTTCCACGCGTTGGCAGCGACAACCTGGGAGATGGACCAACAGTTGGGCACCGAGTATTATCCACGTTTCACGGAATACCTGAAGATGGTTCAGAGCGCGGATCTCTCGGCCGCGGGAGCCCTGACCGAGCCCAGAGGAAGCCGCAAGAAAAGGACCCTGGATTGGCCCGATCCTTATCTCTCGCTGAAGGTCGTGGACAAGAATAGCGATGGAATCGTGGTGAGAGGAGCCAAGATAAATATAAGCGGCGCTTTCGCGAGTCACGAACTGGTCGTCCTGCCGCAGTCGTCGCATTCCGAGGAGGAGAAAGATTATTCCGTGGCGTTCGCAGTCCCCAGCGATGCGGAAGGCATAACTTACATTTGCCAATACTCGCCTTACTCTGCCGAGAGAGACCAGGCCGAGGACATCTACGAGCTGGGCAACCCGCTTTTCGGTCAGCGTGAAACCTCGATGGTAGTGTTCGACAACGTGTTTGTGCCATGGGAAAGGGTTTTTCACTGCGGCGAAACAAAGTATTCCGGCAAAATTGTTGCCCGCTTCGCACGGACTCACCGCATGACCTGCGGGGGAACGTGCAAGGTGGGGTTCATGAACCAGATTATGGGCGCGTGCAAGCTCATTCAGGAGTACAAGGGGCTGGACAAGGTCAGCCACATTAACGACCAGCTCACCGAGATGGTGGTTCTCCGGGAGACAGGGCGCGCGTGCGGGCTCGCCGCGGCAACAATGGGCAGCGAGGACCCGCCCGGATCGGGAGTATTCCTGCCGGACGAGGTCATGGGCAATGTGGCCAAGCTCAACATCTGTAACGCTTTCTGGCGGACAATGGCCCTCGCGGGAGACATCGGCGGCGGCCTGATTGTGACCATGCCTTCCCTCAAGGAGCTGAAGAATCCCGAAACCAGACGCTACGTGGAGGAATTCTACAGTTTCGGATCGGACGAACCCACCGAGAACATTCTGAAGGTTCACAAGCTGCTCCAGCATTGGACAGCAGGCCAGCACGGTGTCGGGACGTGGCACGGGGCCGGTCCTGTACAGGCTCAAAAGATCATGCTCCAAAGAATAGTCAATTTCGACCACGAGAAACAATTGGTTAAAGACACCTTGAAGCTGAAGGACAAGAGCGAGGATCAGTAG
- a CDS encoding ComF family protein, translated as MRTALVRFKFYSALHAAGPLSELLIETFNRYFEPREFSLIVPIPIHRKRLLQRGFNQTVVLAENLSAATGIPLDRRSLQKITDTPPQVGLPRPERIKNLRGSFGVLRPDRIRGAKVLLIDDVATTGSTISEAAKTVARAGAASVDALVLALRMEPGTVPVGGIEQTPAAK; from the coding sequence TTGAGAACTGCGCTAGTCAGATTCAAGTTCTACAGTGCGCTCCATGCTGCCGGTCCTCTCTCGGAGCTGCTCATCGAGACTTTTAACAGATATTTTGAGCCCCGGGAGTTCAGCCTGATCGTGCCGATCCCCATCCACCGAAAGCGATTGCTCCAGCGTGGATTCAATCAGACAGTGGTCCTTGCTGAAAATCTATCCGCGGCTACGGGCATTCCACTTGACCGGAGATCCCTTCAAAAGATCACGGATACTCCGCCTCAGGTGGGTCTCCCGAGACCCGAGCGGATCAAGAACCTGAGGGGCTCCTTTGGCGTTCTTCGGCCTGACAGAATCCGCGGAGCCAAGGTGTTGCTAATTGACGATGTGGCTACCACAGGATCTACCATCAGCGAGGCTGCCAAGACAGTCGCGCGGGCAGGAGCCGCGAGTGTGGATGCCCTGGTACTGGCCCTCAGAATGGAACCTGGGACAGTACCTGTGGGTGGCATCGAACAGACTCCGGCGGCAAAGTGA